The DNA segment CCTCAATCTATGGCGGCATCGCATTCCGGTGGTGACCGGAGGCGTCCGGCCGCTCAGGCGCCGAAGATCGTCTTGGTGATGCGCGCGGCGGCGATGATGTCGCAGCCGCGCCGTGCCTCTGCATCCAGGAAGGCCACGCGCCGGCCGGCACGGAGAACCCGGGCATGCAGGCGGATATCGGCGCCGATCGGTGCCGGCCGCATCACGCTGACAAAGATGTCATGGGTCGATGCGGTGGCGCCGTCGGGCAGATGCGGCAGCAATGCCATATAGGCGGCCGGGTCCAGCAGGGCATAGAGCACCCCGCCATGGACGGTGCCGGCGGGCGTGCCGTGGCGGTGATCCAGCACCACCCGTGATTCGGCGCCCTCACGGGTGATCTTCACCAGTTCGAAGCCCAGCATGCGGTGCATGGGCAGGCTCAGTACCGCATCGATGTCGCGCAGCCGTGCCGCCGGGAAATCGGCAGGCAGCGCGCCGGCCGGAATGCCCGCGCCCGGTGCGTCGAGACCACGGGCGAGTGATGCCGCGGCGGCGGCCAGGGCCGCCGCCTGTTTCTGGCCAAGATCGGTCAATGGATCGGTCCGTCCATAAGGGGCAGTTAGGCAGCGTGCGGATCAGGCCGCGTCGCCCGCCTCGGCAAGCGCGCGGTCGCGCAGATCACGCTTCATCAGCTTGCCATTGGCGTTGCGCGGCAGCGGGTCGGCGCCGAAGGTGAAGTAATCCGGCACCTTGTAATCCGACAGCCGCGTCGACAGAAAATCCTTCAGGGCAGCCGCGACCTCGTCTTCCGACAGGTTGAGCCCGTCATCCTTCAGCATCACGAAGCAGTGGGTCCGTTCCCCCAGCACCGGACAGGGGCGCGACACCAGGGCACTTTCCGCGACCCAGGGGTGGAAGGACAGCTCGCTTTCCACCTCGGCCGAAAAGATCTTGTAGCCGCCCCGGTTGATCATGTCCTTGCGGCGGTCGAAGACCTTCACATAGCCCTGCTCGTCCATCGAGCCGATATCGCCCGAGCGCCAGAAGCCCGAGACAAAATTCTCAAGCGTCGCATCGGGCCGCACCCAATAGCCCTTCACCACCATCGGTCCGCGGATCCACAGCTCGCCCGCCTCGCCCGGCGCCACCTCGCGGCCGGCCTCGTCCATGATCCGGATCTCGGCGCAGCGCACCGGCCGGCCGACGGTATCGGCATGAACGGCACCCTCGCCCAGCGGCATCACCGTGCTCGGCGAGGTGGTCTCGGTCGCGCCATAGGCGTTGACCAGATCGAGCCCGGGCAGGATCTCGGCCAGACGACGGATCGTGGCCATCGGCATCGGCGCGCCGCCATAGCCGCCGATCCGCCACGATGACAGGTCATAGCTGGCAAAATCGGGCTGCAACAGACACAGATTATACATCGCCGGCACCATCACCCCGTGGGTCATACGCTCGGCCTCGGCCAGCTTCAGGAAATCGCGAGCCTTGAAAGCGCGCATCATCACCGTGGCGCCGCCGACATGGGCCATCAGCGCGATCACCGCCACCAGACCGGTGACATGGGTTGCCGGCACCGCCAGGATCGACCGCTCGCGCCCGTCCATCCGCATCTGCATGTGATCGACATAATGCAGGCAGGAATGAACGATGTTCAGATGCGACAGCTCGGCGCCCTTGGGCTTGCCGGTGGTGCCGGAGGTGTACAGGATCACCGCCGTGTCGTCTTCATCCACCGCCGCCCAGCCGCCGAGCGCCGGGCCGTCCGCCACCGCATCCCAACCCGTCGCGCCGTCGGGGAGGTCACCACCGGCGGCCCCGACCACGATCTTCAGGTCCAGGCAGACGACGTCATCGGGATCGGGCAGGCGTGCGCCCAGCTCTGCTTCGAAGATCACCGCGCGCGCGCCGCAATTGCCCAGAACATAGGCGAGTTCGGGCTTCTGCTCGCGGGTGTTCAGCGGCACCGCGATGACGCCCAGGCGGATACAGGCCACCCAGGCGATCACGAATTCGGCGCGGTTGTTCAGAAGCAGCCCGACCCGGTCGCCCTGCACGATACCCCGCGCCGCAAGCCCGCCGGCCAGCCGGTCGGCGGCCTCGTCGAGCGTCGCATAGGTGATGCGGCGGTCGCCATCGATCACTGCCTCGGCGTCCGGCAGACGCGCGAAGCTGTCGCGCAGCAGAGCCGTCAGATCGGCGGGTCGATCGGCATAGCAGGGCAGGATGCGGTCGCCGAAATGAAGTTCCCGGCGAATGGTCGGCACCGGGGGCACAACACGGGTGGTCATGATCTGGCTTCACATCTCTTGAAGGACGAAGGTCGTGGAGAGGGTGGACAGCTGGAAGAGCGCCCCGCCGTCAATGGGCGGCGGCGGCGGCATTCGCGCCACGCTCGATGACATAGGCATCATCATACAACGACTGAGCATGGTTCATGTCGGAATGCGACACCAGGATCGACAGATGCTCGGCCCTGAGCCTGCCGATCACATCGGCCAGACGCTGCGCCAGCGCCGGGGCGACACCCTCGAAGGGTTCATCCAGCAGCAGCAGCCGGGTGCCGACGGCCAGCGCGCGGGCCAGCGCCACCAGCTTCTGCTGGCCGCCCGACAGCAACAGGGCGCGCCGGTCGCGCATCTCCAGCAATTCCGGCATATAGCCATAGACGAGATCCAGCCGCGCGCGCGGTTTCAGGCTTTTCGACACCCAGACCGGCAGCAGAATATTTTCCTGCACGGTCAGTTCGGGCACCAGCCCGCGATCTTCCTGCATGAAGCCGATGCCCAGCGCCGCCCGGCCATGTTTCGGCAGGCCGGCCAGATCGGTGCCGTCGAAACTGATCCGGCCGGATGTCGTGGGCAGATGGCCCATCACCGTGCGCATCAAGCTGGTCTTGCCGGCGCCGTTGCGGCCGACCAGACCCACCATCTGGCCCTGACCGACGGAGAGCGTGAAATCCCGCAGCACCTCGACCGAGGCGATGCTGGTGCGGACGCGTTCGATTTCGAGCATGACGTGATCCAGCCTCCGCTTCAGTGACCGGTGACATGACGGCGGACAGCATCATCCGCCAGCACGTGATCGGGGGCGCCATCGGCGATGATCTGGCCGGAATAGAACGCCAGAACCCGGTCGGCATAGGCGCCGACGATGTCCATGTCGTGCTCCACGAACAGCACCGTCACACCGCCCTGGTCCAGGGCGGTCATGATCCGGTCCATGAACGGGAATTTCTCTTCCGCCGACACGCCGCTGGTCGGCTCGTCCAGCATCAGCAGCCGGGGTCGGCCGATCATGGCAAGGGCGATATCCAGCAGCTTGCGCACGCCGCCGGCCAGTTCAGACACCGGCCGGGGTGCGATATCGGCCAGCCCGAAGCGGTCGAGGACCGCCATCGCGGCGTCGCGGGCCTCGGCTGTCCGCGCGGGCCGGAAGAACGGCACGGTGCCTTCGGCTGCCGCCGCCCGCGCCACCAGCATGTTCTCAAGGGCTGTCAGTTCCATGCACAATTGCGGGATCTGGAACGAGCGGGCGATGCCGCGCCGGGCCAGCCGGCGCGGGTCCAGCCGGGTCACGTCCTCGCCATCCAGCAGGATCGTGCCCTCGTCGGGCTTCAGATAGCCGGTCACCATGTTGACGAAGGTGGTCTTGCCGGCGCCGTTCGATCCGATGACGCTGAGCCGCGCGCCACTTTCGATCGCGACCGAGATGTCGCGCGCCGCGGTGACGGCGCCGAAGGATTTCTGAAGATTGCGGGTCTCCAGAACTGGATGTCCGGTGGCGGCACGGGTCATCGGCGCCTCTCTCTGGTTCATCGCCCCCTCTCGCCGGTTCATCGACCTGTCTCCGTGGTTGCGTCGGTCGCGGGGGCGGCGGGCTTGTGGCCGCGATGCCAGAGCGAGCCCAGGCCGCGCGGCAGGAACAGGATCACCACCAGCAGGAAGGCGCCCAGCGCCAGCTGCCAGGTTTCGGGGAAATACAGGTTCGCGAACGACCGCACCAGTTCCAGGATCAGCGAGGCCAGGAACACCGCGACCACGCTGTGCTGCCCGGCCAGGATCGCCAGGAACACCATCTCGCCCGAGGTGGTCCAGTACGAGAAGGTGGGTTCGATATGGCCAAGCGCGATCGCGGCCAGCGCGCCGCCAATGCCGCCATAGACGCCGGCGATGATGAAGTTGACCGCCATCAGCGACCGGACCGAGGCGCCCATATATTCCACGCGCAGCTCGTTTTCCTTCACCGCCAGCGACATCAGCCCGCGCACGGAATTGAAGTGCAGGGCCGCGATCGCCGACAGCACGCCCGCGGTCGCCACCGCCAGCAGATAGAGCGCGTAATCGGCGGTCTCGGTGGTCGGCACATAACCCAGGATCGACGGGCGCGCCAGGTTGAGGCCGTCGGAGCCGCCGATGGCGGTCGCCTTGACCAGCAGACCATAGAGCACCATCGACAGCGACAGGGTCAGCATGGCGAAGAAGATGCCGCGATAGCGGGCCAGCAGCGATCCGAACACCGCCGCCACCGCGCCGGCGGTAAGACCACCCAGCAGCAGCAGCAGGACCGCATCGGTCAGCCCCAGCCAGGGGCCGCCGAGGCCGGCCGCATAGGCCCCCAGGCAGAACGGCAGGCCCTGGCCGAACGAGACCAGGCCGCCGCGCATCATGAAGATCAGTCCCAGCGCCACGGTCGCATGGGCAATCGCCATCGTGGCCAGGAACAGGAACCATTTGGGCAGCGCCATGCCGGCGAAAGCCAGCGCGACAACGACGATGGCCGCCACCAGCACCGGGCGCAACACTGCGGATCGGGTCGACATCATGGGGTCTCCCGTCAGATCTTGCGCGCCTGGGCGCGGACGAACAGGCCTTCCGGACGGAAGACCAGCACCGCGGCCATCACGAGATACACAATGAACAATTCGGCATCCGGCACCAGATGCACCGCCGCCGCGCGCGACAGGCCCACGATCAGCGCGCCGACCGCGGCCCCCTCGATCGAGCCCAGTCCGCCGATGATCACCACCGCGAAACTCAGGATGATCACGCCGACGCTGATGCCCGGCTGCACGGAAATCTGCGGTGCCGTGAACGCACCGCCAAGTGCTGCCAGGAACACGCCGCAGATGAAGGCCAGCACATAGACCTTGTTGACGTTCACCCCCATCGAGGCCGACATCTCGGGGTTGTGAATGACCGCGAGAACGATCTTGCCCAGCGTGGTGCGGTTCAGGCCGAACCACACGCCCAGCCCGCAGATCACAGCCAGCCCCATCAGCGCGAAATCATAGCCGACATAGAACAGCGGCCCCATCTCGACATTGCCGAACAGGCTGTAAGGCTCCGACACGTAATAGGGATCGACGCCCCAGATCAGCTTCACACCGTCTTCCAGCATCAGGAACAGGGCATAGGTCACCAGCACCAGCAGCACTTCGTCGCGACCATAGAACAGTCGCAGCAGGCCGCGTTCCAGCAGCGGCCCCAGCACGGCGGCAACGCCGGCCGCCGCGAGCAGCATGGCCACCAGCGACCATTCGGGGGCAAGGCCGATGGTGGTGAACCAGGTCACCAGCGAGGCCGCGGCATAGGCGCCGATCGCATAGAAACTGCCATGGGCGATGTTCAGGATCTTGAGCACGCCGAAGACCAGCGTCAGCCCCAGGGCCACGATGAACAGCCAGGCGGCATAGATCAGCCCGTCCACGAGAACGGTGAGCAGAAGCTCCATCAGGAACGTCTCCGGGAAGACTGCGACAACGATGGACATTGCCGGAAACGGGAACCGAAACGGGCCGCGCGACGCCATGGCCGGCCCGGCGGACACGTGTCCGCCGGGCCGGCCATGATTGCCGTCAGGCAGGTCAGTTGCAGGCGGCGCCGGGGAAACCGGCCTTGATCCAGTCATTCGCCTTCATGTCGGCCGGCGGATTGACGCATTTCGCCGGATAGCGACCGATGTCCTCAATCACCACCATCTTCTTGTCCGCGTCATAACGGGTGCGGCCGAAGGCGATGTCCTGAATGGCCTGATGACCATTGCCGTTCGCCATGGTGATCTGGCCGCCGGGGCTGTTCCAGGTCGAGCCCTTCAGCGCAGCGCGGATCTCGTCGGTCGTGGGCTTCTTGCCGCCGTTTTCCGACATGGCCTTCTCGATCGCGGTCTTCAGGCCCAGCAGGGCCTGCGAGACGCGATAGGGGGCCTGCACCGGATAGACGCCATGTTCCGCGGTATAGGTGGTCTGGAACCAGGTGTTGAGCGGGGTTTCCTCGCTCATCAGGCCATAGGCGCCACGGGCGCCGATGATCGTACCGTCGGGCATCTTGTCGCCCAGCGCCGGCAGAACATGGTCGGCTGCCGAGAACACAACCTGGCTGCGCTTGAACAGGCCGCGCGGGCCGGCCTGAAGGACCAGCGCCTGAAGATCGCCGCCCCAGTTGCTGGAATAGACCAGATCCGAGCCCTGGCGCAGCAGCGCCGAGATTTCGGTGCCATACTGGCCGGCGCCGAATTTGGGCAGCAGATCGGCCTCGAACTTGGCCTCCGGATACAACTGCCCCATCGCCGCCACGAAATCATTGCGGCTGTCATGGCCCCAGGCATAGTCCTGGTTGATGGCGCTGTAGGTGCCGACCTTGACGTCATGGTCCTTCATGTAGCGGACCAGACCGACGTTATCCATGGTGGCATGGGCGGCGGTGCGGAAGACGTATTCGAACTGATTGTCTTCAAAGATCCGCGGCGTGCCGCAGTCGAACAGGATCAGCAGCGCCTTCAGTTCCTCGGCCACCGGGCCGA comes from the Tistrella bauzanensis genome and includes:
- a CDS encoding PaaI family thioesterase; its protein translation is MTDLGQKQAAALAAAAASLARGLDAPGAGIPAGALPADFPAARLRDIDAVLSLPMHRMLGFELVKITREGAESRVVLDHRHGTPAGTVHGGVLYALLDPAAYMALLPHLPDGATASTHDIFVSVMRPAPIGADIRLHARVLRAGRRVAFLDAEARRGCDIIAAARITKTIFGA
- a CDS encoding class I adenylate-forming enzyme family protein, with the translated sequence MTTRVVPPVPTIRRELHFGDRILPCYADRPADLTALLRDSFARLPDAEAVIDGDRRITYATLDEAADRLAGGLAARGIVQGDRVGLLLNNRAEFVIAWVACIRLGVIAVPLNTREQKPELAYVLGNCGARAVIFEAELGARLPDPDDVVCLDLKIVVGAAGGDLPDGATGWDAVADGPALGGWAAVDEDDTAVILYTSGTTGKPKGAELSHLNIVHSCLHYVDHMQMRMDGRERSILAVPATHVTGLVAVIALMAHVGGATVMMRAFKARDFLKLAEAERMTHGVMVPAMYNLCLLQPDFASYDLSSWRIGGYGGAPMPMATIRRLAEILPGLDLVNAYGATETTSPSTVMPLGEGAVHADTVGRPVRCAEIRIMDEAGREVAPGEAGELWIRGPMVVKGYWVRPDATLENFVSGFWRSGDIGSMDEQGYVKVFDRRKDMINRGGYKIFSAEVESELSFHPWVAESALVSRPCPVLGERTHCFVMLKDDGLNLSEDEVAAALKDFLSTRLSDYKVPDYFTFGADPLPRNANGKLMKRDLRDRALAEAGDAA
- a CDS encoding ABC transporter ATP-binding protein, whose translation is MLEIERVRTSIASVEVLRDFTLSVGQGQMVGLVGRNGAGKTSLMRTVMGHLPTTSGRISFDGTDLAGLPKHGRAALGIGFMQEDRGLVPELTVQENILLPVWVSKSLKPRARLDLVYGYMPELLEMRDRRALLLSGGQQKLVALARALAVGTRLLLLDEPFEGVAPALAQRLADVIGRLRAEHLSILVSHSDMNHAQSLYDDAYVIERGANAAAAAH
- a CDS encoding ABC transporter ATP-binding protein, with the translated sequence MTRAATGHPVLETRNLQKSFGAVTAARDISVAIESGARLSVIGSNGAGKTTFVNMVTGYLKPDEGTILLDGEDVTRLDPRRLARRGIARSFQIPQLCMELTALENMLVARAAAAEGTVPFFRPARTAEARDAAMAVLDRFGLADIAPRPVSELAGGVRKLLDIALAMIGRPRLLMLDEPTSGVSAEEKFPFMDRIMTALDQGGVTVLFVEHDMDIVGAYADRVLAFYSGQIIADGAPDHVLADDAVRRHVTGH
- a CDS encoding branched-chain amino acid ABC transporter permease; the protein is MSTRSAVLRPVLVAAIVVVALAFAGMALPKWFLFLATMAIAHATVALGLIFMMRGGLVSFGQGLPFCLGAYAAGLGGPWLGLTDAVLLLLLGGLTAGAVAAVFGSLLARYRGIFFAMLTLSLSMVLYGLLVKATAIGGSDGLNLARPSILGYVPTTETADYALYLLAVATAGVLSAIAALHFNSVRGLMSLAVKENELRVEYMGASVRSLMAVNFIIAGVYGGIGGALAAIALGHIEPTFSYWTTSGEMVFLAILAGQHSVVAVFLASLILELVRSFANLYFPETWQLALGAFLLVVILFLPRGLGSLWHRGHKPAAPATDATTETGR
- a CDS encoding branched-chain amino acid ABC transporter permease, with protein sequence MELLLTVLVDGLIYAAWLFIVALGLTLVFGVLKILNIAHGSFYAIGAYAAASLVTWFTTIGLAPEWSLVAMLLAAAGVAAVLGPLLERGLLRLFYGRDEVLLVLVTYALFLMLEDGVKLIWGVDPYYVSEPYSLFGNVEMGPLFYVGYDFALMGLAVICGLGVWFGLNRTTLGKIVLAVIHNPEMSASMGVNVNKVYVLAFICGVFLAALGGAFTAPQISVQPGISVGVIILSFAVVIIGGLGSIEGAAVGALIVGLSRAAAVHLVPDAELFIVYLVMAAVLVFRPEGLFVRAQARKI
- a CDS encoding ABC transporter substrate-binding protein; translated protein: MSMRSRFRSLACGLGAGVAVAAMAMGASPASAETFKIGIVTFLSGQAAEAFGVPAANGAKTMIAGLNAGKLPAPYDTKGFGGMEIQPIIIDEAGGATKQVQELRNLIQREQVDAVVGYISSGDCLAVGPVAEELKALLILFDCGTPRIFEDNQFEYVFRTAAHATMDNVGLVRYMKDHDVKVGTYSAINQDYAWGHDSRNDFVAAMGQLYPEAKFEADLLPKFGAGQYGTEISALLRQGSDLVYSSNWGGDLQALVLQAGPRGLFKRSQVVFSAADHVLPALGDKMPDGTIIGARGAYGLMSEETPLNTWFQTTYTAEHGVYPVQAPYRVSQALLGLKTAIEKAMSENGGKKPTTDEIRAALKGSTWNSPGGQITMANGNGHQAIQDIAFGRTRYDADKKMVVIEDIGRYPAKCVNPPADMKANDWIKAGFPGAACN